One window of the Anolis sagrei isolate rAnoSag1 chromosome 5, rAnoSag1.mat, whole genome shotgun sequence genome contains the following:
- the BDH2 gene encoding dehydrogenase/reductase SDR family member 6 yields MGRLDGKVILVSGAAQGIGRAMVLAFAKEGAEVIATDVNESKLRELDGHPGIRIRMLDVTNKGQIENLAKEMKRIDVLCNIAGFVHHGTILDCDEKDWDFTMNINVRSMYLMIKAFLPKMLEQKSGNIINMSSVASSIKGVPNRCVYSTSKAAVIGLTKSIAADFIGKGIRCNCVCPGTVDTPLLRQRIQNSPDPEQALKDFLSRQKTGRLATAEEIAHLFVYLASDESVYMTGSECVIDGGWCL; encoded by the exons ATGGGACGGCTTGATGGGAAAGTAATACTGGTGTCTGGGGCGGCACAAGGGATTGGACGAGCCATGGTTCTT gcTTTTGCAAAAGAAGGAGCTGAGGTCATTGCTACAGACGTTAATGAATCCAAACTTCGTGAGCTAGACGGCCATCCAG GCATTCGGATTCGAATGCTGGATGTCACCAACAAAGGACAAATTGAAAATTTAGCCAAGGAAATGAAAAGAATTGATGTTCTGTGTAATATTGCAGg ATTTGTACACCATGGGACCATTTTAGATTGTGATGAAAAGGATTGGGATTTCACAATGAATATCAATGTGCGCAGCATGTATCTGATGATTAAAGCATTCCTGCCTAAG ATGCTTGAACAAAAATCTGGCAATATTATCAACATGTCTTCGGTGGCATCCAGCATTAAAG GAGTTCCCAACAGATGTGTCTACAGCACCTCCAAGGCAGCAGTTATTGGTCTCACCAAGTCTATAGCTGCTGACTTCATTGGAAAAGGAATTAGATGCAACTGTGTTTGTCCTG GCACCGTTGACACTCCTTTGCTGCGGCAAAGAATCCAGAACAGCCCTGATCCAGAACAG GCACTTAAGGACTTCCTGTCCAGGCAAAAGACGGGTAGACTGGCTACAGCAGAAGAAATAGCCCACCTCTTTGTATATCTAGCATCTGATGAA TCGGTGTACATGACTGGCAGTGAATGTGTTATTGATGGTGGCTGGTGCTTGTAA